CACGTGTCGCTCTTCGAGGGCGACCAGAACGCCTTCTTCGAGCCCGGCGCGCAGTACCAGCTCTCCCGCAGCGGTCGGCAGTTCATCGCCGGCCTGCTCAAGCACGCCTCGGAGATCACCGCGATCACCAACCAGTGGGTCAACTCCTACAAGCGGCTCATCGGCGGAGGCGAGGCACCCTCCTATATTTGTTGGGGTCACAACAACCGCTCGGCGATGGTCCGCGTCCCGATGTACAAGCCCAACAAGGGGCAGTCGACCCGCGTCGAGCTGCGCACCATCGACGCCGCCTGCAACCCCTACCTGGCCTTCGCCGCCATCCTCGGCGCCGGCATGAAGGGCATCCAGGAGGGCTACGAGCTGCCGCCCGAGGCCGAGGACGACGTCTGGAGCCTGACCGACCGCGAGCGCAAGTCGATGGGCTACCAGCCGCTGCCGAAGACGCTGGCCGAGGCGATCACGGTGATGGAGGAGAGCGAGCTGCTCGCCGAGACGCTGGGTGAGCGCGTCTACGACTTCTACCTGCGCAACAAGCGCGCCGAGTGGGAGCAGTACCGCGGTCAGGTCTCCGCCTTCGAGCGCGACCAGATGCTCCCGGTCATCTGAGAGGGCTCGACGAGCATGGGGCGATCATGAGGGCACCGCGCGTCCTGGTCGTGGAGCACGAGGAGGGCGCCCCCGCCGGTTGGCTGGGGGAGTGGCTCCTCGCGGAGGGCCTCGAGCTCGACGTGCGCCGCCCGTACGCCGAGAGCGGGCCCGGCCTCCCGGCCGACCTGGGCGAGCACGACGCGCTGCTCGTGCTCGGAGGTGGCATGGACGCCTGGGACGACGCCGGCCACCCGTGGCTCGCGCCGACCCGTGAGCTGGTCCGTCAGGCCGCCGCGCACGACGTGCCGACCCTGGGTCTGTGCCTGGGCCACCAGCTCGCGGTGCTCGCCCTCGACGGTGAGGTGGGCCGCAACCCCGCGGGCGCCACCATCGCGGTGATGCCGGTCGGGTGGCTCGACGAGTCAGTCGACGACCCGCTGCTCGGCGCCGTGACCGGCGCGACGCGTGCCTCGCACTGGAACGTCGACGTCGCCACCCGGCTGCCCGAGGGGAGCCGGGTGCTCGCCCGCACGCCCGACGACGCACCGCAGGCGGCGCGGCTCGCGGACGCGGTCTGGGGCGTTCAGTGCCACCCCGAGGCCGGGCCGGACATCCTCGCCCGCTGGGCGGAGGACGACGGTGAGCCCCACCGTGCCGCCGGGGTCGACGTCGACGGCTTCCTGGCCGACGCCGCGGAGTCTGCGGACACGCTGCGCGAGTCCTGGCGGCCCCTGGGGCGGGCCTTCGCCGACCTCGTACGACGAGCGGCGACCCGATGAGCGCCGGGCGCCCGGAGAGCCTGCGGAGCCGGATGATCCGGACCGGCTTCCTCGACTCGGCGCGCGGGGCACAGGCCTTCGAGCGGCTCGGCGGCTGGTGCGAGCCGCTGCTGGCGCTGCTGGCCCGCACCGCCGACCCCGACCTCGCCGTGGACGCCCTGGCCGACCTCGCCGAGCGGATCGGTCGCGACCAGGGCGAGGAGGCGCGACGCGCCTTCCTCCACGCGCTGATCGACGACGAGGGGTCCTCGATGCGCCTGCTGTCGGTGCTCGGGGCGAGCCGGGCGCTCGGGGACCACCTGATGCGCCACCCCGAGCAGTGGCGTGAGCTGACCGACCCCACCCTGGGCAGCACCCGCTCGCCCGGCTACGTCATGCGGACCACGCTGCTCGAGGCGGTCGGTGCCGACCCTGCCGACACCGCCCCGGTGGCGACGCTGCCGGACGCGGAGGCCGTCGACGCCCTGCGGGTGGAGTACCGCCGCATCGTCCTCCGGCTCGCCGCGCGCGACCTGGCCCACGAGGTGGGCGTGGACGACGTCGCGGCCGAGCTGTCCGACCTCGCCGCCGGCACGCTCGAGGCGGCGCTCGCGGTGGCCCGGGCCCGGGTGGGCGACGCCGCCCAGCAGTGCCGCCTCGCGGTGGTGGCGATGGGCAAGTGCGGCGGGCACGAGCTCAACTACGTCAGCGACGTCGACGTCATCTTCGTCGCGGAGCCCTGCGAGGGCTGCGACCCGGCGGAGGAGCAGCAGGCGCTGCGCGCGGCGAACCAGCTCGCCTCCCACCTCATGCGCGTGTGCTCCGACCACACCGGCGAGGGCACCATCTGGCCCGTCGACGCGGGCCTGCGCCCGGAGGGCAAGTCCGGCCCGCTGGTGCGCACGATCGCCAGCCACCAGGGCTACTACGAGCGCTGGGCCAAGCCGTGGGAGTTCCAGGCGCTGCTCAAGGCGCGGGCGGTGGCCGGCGACCTCGCCCTCGGCGAGCAGTTCGTCGAGATGGTCGAGCCCATGATCTGGAAGGTCTCCGAGCGCGACGGCTTCGTGGCCGAGGTGCAGGCGATGCGTCGCCGGGTCATCGACCACATCCCGGCCAAGGAGGCCGAGCGCCAGCTCAAGCTCGGCCACGGCGGGCTGCGCGACGTCGAGTTCGCCGTGCAGCTGTTGCAGCTCGTGCACGGCCGCACCGACGAGGCGGTGCGCGTGCCCACCACGCTGTCGGCCCTTGCCCGGCTCACCGAGCGTGGCTACGTCGGCCGCGAGGACGGTGCCGCCATGCACCGCGCCTACGCCTTCCTGCGCACGGTCGAGCACCGGCTCCAGCTCTACGGCCTCCGTCGCACCCACCTGATCCCCGACGACGAGGAGGGCCTGCGGCGGCTCGCCCGGTCGCTGGGCTACGTCAAGACGCCGGTCGAGGAGCTGCGTCGAGCACTGGCCGACGAGCGGCGCGACGTACGCCGCCTGCACGAGAAGCTCTTCTACCGACCGCTGCTCGACACCGTGGCGCGCATGTCGAGCCAGGACGTGCGGCTGAGCCCGGAAGCGGCGGCCGAGCGGCTGCACGCGCTGGGGTACGCCGACCCGAAGGCAGCGCTGCGTCATCTCGAGGCCCTGACGGCCGGGGTGTCGCGCCGCGCGTCGATCCAGCGTCAGCTGCTCCCGGCGATGCTCGAGTGGTTCGCCGAGTCGCCGGACCCGGACGCGGGACTCTTCGGCTTCCGGCGCATCTCCGAGGCTCTCGGGCGTACGCCGTGGTACCTGCGGACCCTGCGCGACGAGGGGGAGGTGGCCGAGCGGATGGCACGCATCCTCTCGGCCAGCCGCTACGCCACCACGCTGCTCGAGACCGAGCCGGCCGGGGTGAAGCTGCTGACCACCGAGGAGATGCGCCCGCGCGACCGGAGCACGCTCGAGGCCGAGATGCTGGCCACGGGCGGTCGGCAGGACAACCGTGGAGCCGCCATCACCCAGGTCCGCGCGATCCGGCGACGCGAGCTGCTGCGCGTCGCCGCCGGTGACCTCTCGGAGATGCTGCGGGTCGAGGAGGTCGGCGAGGCACTGACCGCCACCACCTGCGCGACGCTCGAGGCGGCGCTGTCCATCGGCGTCAAGGTCGTCGAGTTCGAGACGAAGAAGACGCTGCCGACCCGGATGGCCGTGGTGTCGATGGGCCGGCTCGGAGGCCACGAGGTCGGCTACGGCAGCGACGCCGACGTGATGTTCGTCCACCAGCCGCTGCCCGACGCCGACGCCCAGGCGGCCGGCCGGGCCGCGCAGGCGGTGGCACTGGAGATGCGCAAGCTGCTCGCGCTGCCCGGCGGGGACCCGCCGCTCGAGGTCGACGCCGGGCTGCGACCTGAGGGCAAGCAGGGACCGCTGGTGCGCACCCTGGAGTCCTACGCCGCCTACTACGCCAAGTGGTCCGACGCCTGGGAGGCGCAGGCGCTGCTCCGGGCCGAGGCGGTCGTCGGCGACCGCGAGCTGTGCGAGCGCTTCATGGCACTCGTCGA
This DNA window, taken from Nocardioides sp. HDW12B, encodes the following:
- a CDS encoding type 1 glutamine amidotransferase, yielding MRAPRVLVVEHEEGAPAGWLGEWLLAEGLELDVRRPYAESGPGLPADLGEHDALLVLGGGMDAWDDAGHPWLAPTRELVRQAAAHDVPTLGLCLGHQLAVLALDGEVGRNPAGATIAVMPVGWLDESVDDPLLGAVTGATRASHWNVDVATRLPEGSRVLARTPDDAPQAARLADAVWGVQCHPEAGPDILARWAEDDGEPHRAAGVDVDGFLADAAESADTLRESWRPLGRAFADLVRRAATR
- a CDS encoding bifunctional [glutamine synthetase] adenylyltransferase/[glutamine synthetase]-adenylyl-L-tyrosine phosphorylase, which encodes MSAGRPESLRSRMIRTGFLDSARGAQAFERLGGWCEPLLALLARTADPDLAVDALADLAERIGRDQGEEARRAFLHALIDDEGSSMRLLSVLGASRALGDHLMRHPEQWRELTDPTLGSTRSPGYVMRTTLLEAVGADPADTAPVATLPDAEAVDALRVEYRRIVLRLAARDLAHEVGVDDVAAELSDLAAGTLEAALAVARARVGDAAQQCRLAVVAMGKCGGHELNYVSDVDVIFVAEPCEGCDPAEEQQALRAANQLASHLMRVCSDHTGEGTIWPVDAGLRPEGKSGPLVRTIASHQGYYERWAKPWEFQALLKARAVAGDLALGEQFVEMVEPMIWKVSERDGFVAEVQAMRRRVIDHIPAKEAERQLKLGHGGLRDVEFAVQLLQLVHGRTDEAVRVPTTLSALARLTERGYVGREDGAAMHRAYAFLRTVEHRLQLYGLRRTHLIPDDEEGLRRLARSLGYVKTPVEELRRALADERRDVRRLHEKLFYRPLLDTVARMSSQDVRLSPEAAAERLHALGYADPKAALRHLEALTAGVSRRASIQRQLLPAMLEWFAESPDPDAGLFGFRRISEALGRTPWYLRTLRDEGEVAERMARILSASRYATTLLETEPAGVKLLTTEEMRPRDRSTLEAEMLATGGRQDNRGAAITQVRAIRRRELLRVAAGDLSEMLRVEEVGEALTATTCATLEAALSIGVKVVEFETKKTLPTRMAVVSMGRLGGHEVGYGSDADVMFVHQPLPDADAQAAGRAAQAVALEMRKLLALPGGDPPLEVDAGLRPEGKQGPLVRTLESYAAYYAKWSDAWEAQALLRAEAVVGDRELCERFMALVDPLRYPAEGISATDVREVRRIKARVDNERLPRGADPATHLKLGRGGLSDIEWTVQLLQMRHAGDMPELRTTRTLEGLDRLAGCGLLTSDEATTLTDSWRLVSRIRNAITLVRGKSSDQLPRDVRDMTALAFALGYPAGESDELTNDYLRAARRARSVVDEVFWSDR